In Tubulanus polymorphus chromosome 8, tnTubPoly1.2, whole genome shotgun sequence, one genomic interval encodes:
- the LOC141909497 gene encoding uncharacterized protein LOC141909497, producing MIPMVFVDFILNKIATIPAIEMPRSTRRRRRSPSSADDCDSYRSLRKRRRVSSDSRYKRDRSRSSHSPLPRRSERGRHRRSSSFKSSYSSRRKDRGGDRRSSSRRRDRGGVDRRSSSKNNNNVEQQTPSTTSSRSRWRRRNRHSYGRRRSDSAVHQVGSSSFTHSISSVSPISMIHGF from the exons ATGATTCCGAtggtttttgttgattttatattgaataaaatcGCGACGATTCCAGCAATAGAA ATGCCACGCAGCACTAGACGTAGACGCCGCAGCCCGAGTTCCGCCGATGATTGCGACAGCTATCGGTCGTTGAGAAAACGTCGTCGCGTCTCGTCCGATTCTCGTTATAAACGAGACAGGTCAAGGTCGTCGCATTCGCCGTTACCGCGACGAAG CGAGCGCGGCCGACATCGTCGCAGTTCCAGTTTCAAAAGCAGTTATTCGTCGAGACGTAAGGACCGCGGCGGGGACCGACGATCGTCGTCGAGGCGTAGGGACCGCGGTGGCGTGGACCGACGATCGTCgtcaaaaaacaacaacaacgtcGAACAGCAGACGCCGTCGACGACGAGTTCAAGGTCAAGGTGGAGACGTCGTAATCGACACTCGTACGGCAGACGGAGGTCGGACAGCGCCGTACATCAAGTAGGCTCCTCCTCGTTTACACATTCTATAAGTTCGGTAAGTCCAATATCGATGATCCAcggtttttaa
- the LOC141909493 gene encoding uncharacterized protein LOC141909493 — translation MDTAKGCCWKCDKPRDVKTCSRCKIAKYCTNQCLQADAAKHRIDCQYLGTDKNRPCDFCQQVKPSRMCSRCLEVGYCSKDCQRKDWPSHKQGCNEFKHNMLRDFRSGSGGITQYRPIQFYDLPWYWGNQAAVDWLQLPNKEGADYERDINVLSVGCGNLGNVLLTTANVPDAFRNKVNFVLVDFCPHIMARNVLFHYMITAAATEYQQRGPERGEDQTDKACRLMSQIMYSLRLSPDARNYLVAALETLVEMNEENADHILGGKFETLKQIWQKWKDLAFDDAAVEAMRSTRTDMMSTANEQNGIDHYLASIPKRYVKSCKQWFENGLFARTRDTDEREKMKFPNPTLTMMNPWLNESEDEELLRRILLNYYQQRPNYRDEMLYVVHFNCAAPHWWKYDDVRRHRDNDDIIDMFDAYFRHVLRRAIVNYRRINVTFIVDDYRQINKYIGDRKFDRIATSNVADYYKGLYELVDDMAPRLNRENNHSVLMTSLMNWPFRPVIIAAEEIAKMKARISKLFKGVTLKLEDDLEFQESNIDRWPAFLNYLRGMLQAHLKCRNVVKLNDVWKCRNGVRLARFDLFENSIVPFQRSQVKYAVNLPQKYERNLEFIVADSDDEM, via the exons ATGGATACCGCGAAGGGATGCTGTTGGAAGTGCGACAAACCGCGGGATGTGAAAACTTGCAGCAGATGTAAAATTGCTAAATACTGCACAAATCAATGTCTACAAGCCGATGCTGCGAAACATAGG atcGACTGTCAATATTTGGGAACCGACAAAAATCGACCGTGTGATTTCTGTCAGCAAGTGAAACCATCGCGGATGTGCAGTAGGTGTTTAGAAGTCGGTTACTGCTCAAAAGATTGTCAACGCAAAGACTGGCCGTCGCATAAACAAGGGTGCAACGAATTTAAACATAACATGCTTCGTGATTTCCGTTCAGG GTCCGGTGGGATTActcaatataggcctatccAATTCTATGATTTACCGTGGTACTGGGGCAATCAGGCCGCAGTCGATTGGTTACAGTTGCCGAACAAAGAGGGCGCTGACTACGAACGCGACATCAACGTCTTGAGCGTTGGATGCGGTAACCTCGGTAACGTATTGTTGACGACGGCGAACGTACCAGACGCGTTCCGCAACAAAGTGAATTTCGTTCTGGTTGATTTTTGTCCGCACATAATGGCTAGAAATGTGCTGTTTCACTACATGATAACAGCTGCAGCAACGGAATACCAACAACGCGGTCCGGAACGCGGCGAGGACCAAACTGACAAGGCATGTCGTTTGATGTCACAGATCATGTATTCCCTGCGATTGTCTCCGGACGCGCGGAATTATTTGGTCGCGGCTCTGGAAACACTCGTCgaaatgaatgaagaaaacGCTGATCATATTTTGGGAGGAAAGTTTGAAACATTAAAACAAATTTGGCAAAAATGGAAAGATTTGGCGTTTGACGACGCAGCTGTGGAGGCGATGAGATCAACTAGAACTGACATGATGAGCACAGCAAATGAGCAAAACGGAATTGATCATTATCTGGCATCGATACCAAAACGTTACGTAAAATCGTGTAAACAGTGGTTCGAAAATGGACTGTTCGCTCGGACCCGAGACACGGACGAACGAGAAAAGATGAAATTCCCGAATCCAACCCTAACGATGATGAATCCATGGCTCAATGAATCGGAAGATGAAGAATTATTGCGGCGAATTTTGTTGAATTACTACCAACAACGACCAAACTACCGGGACGAGATGTTGTACGTGGTTCACTTCAATTGCGCAGCGCCACACTGGTGGAAGTACGACGACGTACGACGACACCGCGACAACGATGACATCATCGACATGTTCGACGCGTATTTCAGACATGTTTTACGCCGAGCGATTGTTAACTATCGCCGTATCAACGTCACGTTCATCGTCGACGACTACAgacaaatcaataaatacatcGGAGACCGAAAATTTGACCGAATCGCCACGTCGAATGTGGCCGATTATTACAAAGGTTTGTACGAGCTCGTCGATGACATGGCGCCGCGTTTGAACCGCGAAAATAATCACTCAGTTTTGATGACATCACTGATGAACTGGCCCTTCAGACCAGTAATCATAGCTGCCGAAGAAATTGCTAAAATGAAAGCTAGAATCAGCAAACTGTTCAAAGGGGTGACATTGAAACTTGAAGACGATTTGGAATTTCAGGAAAGTAATATTGATCGGTGGCCGGCATTTTTGAATTACCTACGAGGCATGTTACAAGCTCATTTGAAATGTCGAAATGTCGTCAAACTGAATGATGTTTGGAAATGCCGAAACGGAGTGCGTCTGGCGAGGTTTGATTTATTCGAGAATTCAATCGTACCGTTCCAGCGTTCACAAGTGAAATACGCAGTCAACCTACCACAGAAATACGAGAGAAATTTGGAATTCATTGTCGCCGATAGCGATGACGAAATGTAG